A single region of the Pseudanabaena sp. FACHB-2040 genome encodes:
- a CDS encoding response regulator: protein MLPEDQKRILGYFIEEAKDHLNTIEQGLLNLQTTIEDPEMVNEVFRAAHSVKGGAAMLGLESIQQTSHRLEDYFKILKESPVQADRALESMLLQVFDGLQEQLEQLQGPFGLTDDKAQEIIAAIEPVFEQVHQHLERLVQTASVVPARRSVEQPAVPTPIAAQPATAVAHSETSALQLVFKSDVPAYLRTMLGLFKRADNGATRQEIQDICQQLSRIGEQFELPAWCALVDAARRVVGNEQQTFRTLAPLIIKEIKSGQDLVLTGQASRITVSLVMQDLLPLEPLDSAFEEESLDALLEEALSDSLEEADLTDLFATAEAEQEVDALSLSSADSWLDAVGQSDSTDDSDMDLASVFEDLGASEASSFATDEPSMPVLGTGPEVGAAELNSLADLFEGEVSELDDVWEEEEIAEIDSEDINNMASDTSSEGEFADLLLTEEDADALGSTEADDELVSLFGSTLLDEQANGLPELEVVEFAIASPPPNAVSPEAIFDSRDDSTTEDLWEDATADTSNSDESVTTGADDLDIFFDASEQSLADLAPLPEAGEAAFDDFFAETSSPQTSSEVDLEPLSALNIEATEASSSTVENPFSDLDVSADLWDEGSSELPSTSADLTATPQEMSGSEMDLAFGDFDDLDPSVLEDDLTTSLDFDELSLSSEPLSPADEYDISLSDSLDFGSFELDPAEEPPSTGDDLSDALGLLELDEDPVLTGPTVEISDFDLGEAVDNLESDSASTSSESLDFGFDDLDLESSEVEGSLSTEEVPETSSDINLGASANTDEPNFDLEAALTDGGADSFEWEIEPADVDLFENPDNLNLDLNLDADSSAFELVEDAETGLPSSNVSMPGDLSDLDLDFASSDDADDFAGAFGVEPAAAETEDRSTLGLEVDGLDFSGGLDFDLDLDDANSTTGGDLGAETDFGSDFEDAFEVKPAAAEAAAEDPILGSKAENLDFGGLEFDLSPGEANPTTDSDLGAETDFGGDFESAFGAESAMTEAGTEDLSTPAPGLEAEELDFGGDLDFDLDLDDITSATDGGLGAETDISGDFGSVFGVEPAATEAGTEDRSALELEVDGLDFGGGLDLDLDLDDPTSATDGGLGAETDFSGAFENAFGAESAPTESDTEDLSTPAPGLEAEELNFGGDLDFDLDLDDANSATDSGLEAQTDFSSNFGSVFGVEPAATEAETEDRSALDLEVDGLDFGGLDFDLDLDEANSATGDDLGAETDFGSAFESAFGAESATAESDTEDLSTLGLETDELGFGSSFNLDLDDATSAIDTGLEAETDLSSDFSSVFEVEPAAAEAGAEDLSTPGLEADELDFDSSLDFDLGLDEADPTTEGDLAIETEFSLEPGPDLGDDSAFNFSESDPLEAASSLELDLDLESQGDEDFFLGEIADESPLESADGLSWEDLSAEPANNSAPDSLVVTPANSDGLPADSLLSDIGEDLWATSESVPQADPGVENLDLVDSFFDAPEVDSAATTPDLTEDFLATDTDLENLLHPETETEESLTESFVDDGQAFSEAFAEEQLLGFPEIETTGAEYLGAEIDFLDQDDLSELESEAPSSDVEAGLDAPNFAADFLALETETDSGFDELDLLLNDDELALNSETDQPPSIAIEESDNFSNDFSDLDALLEEDSSSSSSTGDFLGSTEMLESPLDNIDDEFEDLEKLLEEADQLGGSAPAMGLRRSQAAAARRLPRRSGVLADQTMRVSVKHLDNLSNLVGELVVNRNSLEQDQERLRQFLDNLLFQVQQLNDVGQRMRDLYERSLLESSLISSRQAFQPTRVSDSSHATGLTFDALEMDRFTGFHTLSQEMIELIVRVRESSSDIAFTIESTDQITRQFRQVTTQLQEGLNKARMVPFAQTADRLPRAVRDISLKCGKEAKLVVEGRDTLIDKMILERLYDPMTHLVNNAITHGIETPEERLAAGKPREGTITVRAFYQGNQTVIYIADDGAGIHADMVKEKAVKRGLVTPAEARAMTKLDVYELLFLPGFSTRDQADDFAGRGVGMDVVRTTLSEIRGSVTIDSEMGKGTSFTVRLPLTLSISKALSCVNNQARIAFPMDGVEDMFDAPRERVQANDQGQSCILWRDTLLPFRPLSDLLQFNRTIGRGRVYGGHQEDDIISIVVLRSANAFIALEVDQVIGEQEIVIKQLEGPVPKPTGIAGATVLGDGRVMPIADVLELIDLSMGRVRRDPSVSLWAQSEDDLPPVSEAPAKADPTVLIVDDSITVRELLSMSFNKVGYRVEQARDGQEAWEKLRSGLPCDLVFCDIEMPRMDGLELLSRMQKDSALSHIPIAMLTSRGADRHRQMAVDLGAKGYFTKPYLEEMLLDAAQRMLNGEDMVGPK from the coding sequence ATGCTGCCTGAAGATCAAAAGCGAATTTTAGGGTATTTCATTGAGGAGGCGAAGGACCACCTCAATACGATCGAGCAGGGCCTGCTCAATCTCCAGACCACCATTGAAGACCCCGAAATGGTCAATGAAGTCTTTCGGGCAGCCCACTCAGTTAAGGGTGGAGCAGCAATGCTTGGCCTAGAGAGCATCCAGCAAACGTCTCACCGCCTGGAAGACTATTTCAAAATTCTGAAAGAATCTCCAGTTCAGGCAGACCGGGCTCTTGAGTCCATGCTTCTGCAGGTATTCGATGGACTGCAGGAGCAGCTCGAACAGCTGCAGGGGCCTTTCGGTTTGACCGATGATAAAGCCCAAGAGATTATAGCGGCGATTGAGCCTGTCTTTGAGCAGGTACATCAGCATTTGGAGCGGTTGGTGCAGACTGCTAGCGTAGTCCCTGCTAGGCGTTCAGTCGAGCAGCCTGCAGTGCCCACGCCCATAGCGGCTCAACCGGCAACAGCGGTGGCTCATTCGGAAACCAGCGCTCTTCAGCTGGTTTTCAAGAGTGATGTGCCAGCCTACTTGAGAACCATGCTAGGGCTGTTTAAACGAGCTGATAATGGGGCGACTCGCCAAGAAATTCAGGATATTTGTCAGCAGCTCTCTAGAATTGGCGAGCAGTTTGAGCTACCCGCTTGGTGTGCTCTAGTTGATGCTGCTAGACGAGTTGTTGGTAATGAGCAACAGACCTTCCGGACCCTGGCACCGCTGATCATTAAGGAGATTAAGTCCGGGCAGGATCTGGTTCTCACGGGACAGGCTAGCCGCATTACGGTGTCTCTTGTCATGCAGGATCTGCTGCCGCTGGAGCCGCTCGATAGTGCATTTGAAGAAGAGTCTCTAGATGCACTGCTGGAAGAGGCCTTGAGTGACTCGCTTGAGGAAGCCGATCTGACAGATTTGTTTGCTACGGCTGAGGCTGAGCAAGAGGTTGACGCTCTGTCTCTGTCCAGCGCGGATAGCTGGCTGGACGCCGTTGGTCAGTCTGACAGTACTGATGACTCGGACATGGATCTGGCTTCGGTTTTTGAAGATTTAGGGGCCAGCGAAGCCTCAAGCTTTGCAACAGATGAGCCATCTATGCCGGTCCTAGGCACCGGGCCTGAGGTGGGTGCAGCTGAACTAAATAGCTTGGCAGATTTGTTTGAAGGAGAAGTATCAGAGCTAGATGATGTCTGGGAAGAGGAAGAAATTGCCGAGATAGATTCAGAAGATATCAATAATATGGCCTCGGATACCAGTTCTGAGGGTGAATTTGCTGATTTGCTGCTGACTGAGGAAGATGCTGATGCTTTGGGCTCAACTGAAGCAGATGATGAACTGGTCAGCCTTTTTGGCAGCACCCTACTGGACGAACAGGCCAATGGCCTGCCTGAGTTGGAGGTAGTGGAGTTTGCGATCGCATCTCCCCCCCCAAATGCAGTCTCACCAGAAGCAATTTTTGATAGTCGCGATGACAGCACTACAGAAGATTTGTGGGAAGACGCTACAGCAGACACCTCAAATTCTGATGAATCAGTTACGACAGGGGCAGACGATCTCGACATTTTCTTCGATGCATCAGAGCAGTCCCTAGCCGATCTCGCTCCATTGCCAGAGGCGGGCGAAGCTGCTTTCGACGATTTCTTTGCAGAAACAAGCTCTCCACAGACATCTTCAGAAGTCGATCTAGAGCCGCTGTCGGCCCTAAATATAGAAGCTACTGAGGCCAGCAGTTCCACAGTAGAAAACCCTTTTTCTGATTTAGATGTATCTGCTGACCTTTGGGATGAAGGCAGCAGCGAGTTGCCTAGCACTTCAGCAGATTTAACGGCAACTCCCCAGGAAATGTCAGGTTCAGAAATGGATCTGGCGTTTGGTGATTTTGACGATTTAGATCCATCAGTTTTAGAAGACGACCTCACGACCAGCCTAGATTTTGACGAGTTGAGCCTGAGTTCAGAGCCGTTGTCTCCAGCTGACGAGTACGACATTAGCCTGTCAGACAGTCTAGATTTCGGTAGTTTTGAACTAGATCCTGCCGAAGAACCCCCCTCTACGGGTGATGACCTGTCAGACGCCCTGGGGCTACTTGAATTAGATGAAGACCCAGTCTTAACTGGCCCAACGGTCGAAATCTCGGACTTTGATTTAGGGGAAGCTGTCGACAATTTAGAATCGGACTCTGCTTCAACTTCATCAGAGTCGCTGGATTTTGGGTTTGACGATCTCGACCTAGAATCTTCGGAGGTAGAGGGCTCTCTATCTACCGAGGAGGTGCCCGAAACTAGCAGCGATATCAACTTGGGTGCCAGCGCCAACACAGATGAGCCTAATTTTGATCTAGAGGCAGCCCTTACTGATGGTGGGGCCGATAGTTTCGAATGGGAGATAGAGCCAGCTGACGTCGATCTGTTTGAGAACCCAGACAACCTAAACCTAGACCTAAACCTCGATGCTGACTCATCTGCATTTGAGCTGGTTGAAGACGCAGAAACGGGACTACCGTCCTCAAACGTCTCTATGCCTGGAGATCTTAGTGATTTAGATCTGGATTTTGCCTCCAGTGATGATGCTGACGATTTTGCAGGTGCCTTCGGAGTTGAGCCAGCCGCAGCTGAGACTGAGGATCGTTCAACCCTGGGTTTAGAAGTCGATGGCCTAGATTTTAGTGGCGGCCTGGACTTTGATTTAGACCTAGACGACGCTAACTCCACAACAGGCGGTGACTTAGGGGCTGAAACAGACTTCGGTAGCGATTTTGAGGATGCCTTTGAAGTTAAACCAGCCGCGGCTGAAGCTGCCGCTGAGGATCCAATCTTAGGGTCCAAAGCCGAGAACCTAGACTTTGGCGGTTTAGAATTCGACTTAAGCCCAGGTGAAGCTAACCCCACAACAGACAGTGATTTAGGGGCTGAAACAGACTTCGGCGGCGATTTCGAGAGTGCTTTTGGAGCTGAGTCAGCTATGACTGAAGCCGGCACGGAAGATCTTTCGACTCCGGCTCCGGGATTAGAAGCCGAGGAACTGGACTTTGGTGGTGACTTAGACTTCGATTTGGACCTAGACGACATTACTTCCGCAACAGACGGTGGCTTAGGGGCTGAGACAGACATTAGTGGCGATTTTGGCAGTGTTTTCGGAGTTGAACCAGCAGCAACTGAAGCTGGCACCGAGGACCGTTCAGCCCTGGAGCTAGAAGTTGATGGCCTGGACTTTGGTGGTGGCCTGGACCTGGATCTAGACCTAGACGACCCTACCTCCGCAACAGACGGTGGCCTAGGGGCTGAGACAGACTTCAGTGGCGCTTTCGAGAACGCTTTTGGAGCTGAGTCAGCTCCAACTGAATCCGACACGGAAGATCTCTCAACTCCGGCTCCAGGATTAGAAGCCGAGGAACTGAACTTTGGTGGTGACTTAGACTTCGATTTAGACCTAGACGACGCTAACTCCGCAACAGATAGTGGCCTAGAAGCCCAGACAGACTTCAGCAGCAATTTTGGCAGTGTCTTTGGAGTTGAACCAGCAGCAACTGAAGCTGAGACTGAGGATCGTTCAGCTCTGGATTTAGAAGTTGATGGTCTGGACTTTGGTGGCTTGGACTTCGATCTAGACCTAGATGAAGCCAACTCCGCAACAGGCGATGACCTAGGGGCTGAGACAGACTTCGGTAGCGCTTTTGAGAGCGCTTTTGGAGCTGAGTCAGCTACGGCTGAATCCGACACGGAAGATCTCTCGACTCTAGGGTTAGAAACTGATGAACTGGGCTTTGGTAGCAGCTTCAACTTAGACCTAGACGACGCTACCTCCGCAATAGACACTGGCCTAGAGGCTGAAACAGACCTCAGCAGCGACTTTAGCAGTGTGTTTGAAGTTGAACCAGCTGCAGCCGAAGCTGGAGCAGAAGATCTTTCAACTCCGGGGTTAGAAGCTGATGAACTGGACTTTGATAGCAGCCTGGACTTTGATTTAGGTCTGGATGAAGCCGACCCCACAACAGAGGGTGATTTAGCTATTGAAACAGAGTTCAGCCTAGAGCCGGGGCCAGATCTAGGAGATGACTCAGCGTTTAATTTCTCTGAAAGCGATCCATTAGAAGCAGCCTCATCTCTTGAGCTAGATCTAGATCTAGAAAGTCAAGGTGATGAAGACTTCTTCCTAGGAGAAATTGCCGATGAGAGCCCTTTAGAATCAGCTGATGGGCTGTCTTGGGAAGACCTCTCAGCTGAGCCAGCTAACAATTCGGCTCCAGACAGTCTTGTGGTAACCCCTGCCAATAGCGATGGGCTGCCGGCTGACAGTTTATTAAGCGATATTGGTGAGGATTTGTGGGCCACAAGTGAATCTGTGCCCCAAGCTGACCCTGGTGTTGAGAATTTGGATCTGGTTGATTCTTTCTTCGACGCCCCAGAGGTTGACAGCGCTGCCACCACCCCAGATTTGACTGAGGACTTTTTGGCAACCGATACAGACCTAGAAAACTTGCTTCACCCGGAGACAGAAACAGAGGAGTCTCTTACTGAATCGTTTGTAGATGATGGGCAAGCCTTTAGCGAGGCCTTTGCTGAGGAACAACTTCTTGGTTTCCCTGAGATAGAGACCACTGGAGCCGAATATCTCGGAGCTGAAATCGATTTTCTAGATCAAGATGACCTGTCTGAATTGGAGAGCGAAGCCCCTTCTAGCGACGTTGAAGCTGGGCTCGATGCACCCAATTTTGCTGCAGACTTTCTCGCTTTGGAGACTGAGACCGATTCGGGCTTTGATGAGCTGGATCTGCTCTTGAACGATGATGAGCTTGCCCTCAACTCAGAGACAGACCAACCACCCTCGATTGCTATTGAGGAATCTGACAATTTCTCTAACGACTTTTCTGATCTAGATGCCCTGCTAGAGGAAGACAGCAGCAGTAGCAGTTCTACAGGCGATTTTCTCGGCTCGACAGAGATGCTGGAATCGCCTCTGGATAACATTGATGATGAGTTTGAAGATCTCGAAAAACTGCTAGAGGAAGCCGACCAGCTAGGCGGATCTGCGCCTGCCATGGGGCTGCGCCGGTCCCAAGCCGCTGCCGCTCGTCGACTGCCTCGAAGGTCTGGTGTTTTGGCCGACCAGACCATGCGGGTTTCTGTGAAACACCTAGACAACCTTAGCAACCTGGTAGGGGAGCTGGTCGTCAACCGTAACTCTCTAGAGCAGGACCAGGAACGGCTGCGGCAGTTCTTGGATAACCTGTTGTTCCAAGTGCAGCAGCTCAATGACGTGGGGCAACGGATGCGGGATCTCTACGAGCGATCGCTCCTGGAGAGTTCCTTAATCTCGAGCCGACAAGCCTTTCAACCTACAAGAGTCAGCGACAGCAGCCACGCCACTGGGCTCACCTTCGATGCTTTGGAGATGGATCGGTTCACTGGGTTTCACACGCTCTCTCAAGAGATGATTGAGCTGATTGTGCGGGTGCGGGAGTCCTCCTCAGATATTGCCTTCACCATCGAATCCACGGATCAGATCACGCGTCAGTTCCGCCAAGTTACGACCCAGCTTCAGGAAGGGCTAAACAAGGCCCGGATGGTGCCCTTTGCCCAGACAGCTGATCGGCTGCCCAGAGCAGTCCGAGACATCTCCCTGAAATGCGGCAAAGAGGCCAAGCTGGTAGTTGAGGGACGCGACACCCTGATCGACAAAATGATCCTGGAGCGGCTCTATGACCCTATGACCCACTTGGTCAACAACGCCATTACCCACGGCATCGAGACTCCTGAGGAAAGGCTAGCTGCCGGCAAGCCGAGGGAAGGCACGATTACAGTGCGGGCGTTCTACCAGGGCAACCAAACCGTCATTTATATCGCCGATGACGGGGCAGGCATCCATGCTGACATGGTCAAGGAAAAAGCTGTCAAGCGGGGTCTAGTGACTCCAGCAGAAGCTCGCGCTATGACCAAGCTGGATGTGTATGAACTCCTCTTTTTACCTGGCTTTAGCACTCGCGACCAGGCCGATGACTTTGCGGGTCGGGGAGTGGGTATGGATGTGGTGCGAACCACCCTTTCAGAAATCCGGGGGTCGGTGACCATTGACTCTGAGATGGGTAAAGGCACCAGCTTTACCGTCCGGCTACCGCTGACGCTCAGTATTTCAAAGGCGTTGAGCTGCGTTAACAACCAGGCCCGGATTGCCTTCCCCATGGATGGGGTCGAGGACATGTTCGATGCGCCCCGAGAGCGGGTTCAGGCAAACGACCAAGGTCAGTCGTGCATTCTCTGGCGCGATACTTTGCTGCCCTTCCGGCCTCTGTCGGACCTGCTGCAGTTCAACCGCACTATTGGCCGAGGCCGAGTCTATGGTGGGCATCAGGAGGATGACATTATCTCCATCGTGGTTCTGCGGAGCGCTAATGCTTTTATTGCTCTGGAGGTCGATCAGGTCATCGGGGAGCAGGAAATTGTGATCAAGCAGTTGGAAGGGCCTGTTCCTAAGCCCACCGGCATTGCTGGCGCAACTGTCCTCGGAGATGGCCGGGTTATGCCCATTGCTGACGTGCTGGAGCTAATTGATCTATCAATGGGTCGGGTACGCCGAGATCCTTCGGTTTCTCTATGGGCTCAGTCTGAGGATGACCTGCCGCCCGTCTCAGAGGCCCCAGCCAAGGCCGATCCTACAGTGCTGATCGTGGATGACTCGATTACGGTTCGCGAACTCCTGTCGATGAGCTTTAACAAGGTGGGTTACCGAGTTGAACAGGCGCGTGACGGTCAGGAAGCTTGGGAAAAACTGCGATCGGGCCTGCCCTGTGACCTCGTCTTCTGTGACATTGAAATGCCGCGTATGGACGGGCTAGAGCTGCTTTCTCGCATGCAGAAAGACAGTGCCCTCAGCCATATTCCAATCGCTATGCTGACCTCGCGAGGCGCAGATCGACACCGGCAAATGGCTGTTGACCTGGGAGCAAAAGGTTACTTCACGAAACCCTACCTAGAAGAAATGTTGCTGGATGCGGCCCAGCGCATGCTGAACGGAGAAGACATGGTAGGACCTAAGTAG
- a CDS encoding methyl-accepting chemotaxis protein has translation MASGIDYSQAYQKAERAYMQGSYEEAATVIDQLAHDYPNDPSVLLLRGHIYCYGLHRFDVARDQYESVLNVTTDPDFVDYASNGLAYANQFVGSSTALPSDDYTGSDEGALGEVSDESAALFDTGVADQGEDFILGDELLDSDLDFANLSLDDSDFSLAETIDSAVDTPFDSESPGLPSDFNDLEDLSSAPADNSNAFDSPFASAQDDPFDLGSSNDFGGFTESPADDFFATPLEESEANAASQGGGWNQSDPFEGTGTANPFEVDDQDSAFEDFANLALNDLDDNLILEDEPGSFSPYTEEPLSDPAAEIDFADFSVGEEADFSADASTFDVDPLYSESETGDQTLFMEDSSHSGALLDDYAGGEEVDLAAPNLSDERTIFSTDADMTAATFDAAEDDSDRYFSNGISSELESGDSQPNSNIDFLDEFNEFDDLGSLPDFELSDSSAGFTSPSVGTSGWGATDDTGNGISGSAFNLSEVGDQSSIVEDEIFGMAGAADSLPVFAQGDDSGVEEVAVEQGWLAFLENAPLSSKEWMVAAAAGVMSALAVGVVNFVASAALPTERVPRTLHASMAVAAGVTGFGAALGGGYLAHRRIKQSAADLQSQFDSVIHGNLSARASVYAEDEFGQLASGFNKMARVILTTTSEAQRKAQEQEQAKEDLQRQVIRLLDDVEGAARGDLTVQAEVTADVLGAVADSFNLTIQNLREIVQQVSVAARQVSKGSAENEMFARSLSADALRQAEELAVTLNSVQVMTDSIQRVAESAREAEEVARSASSTALRGGESVERTVAGILEIRETVAETTRKVKRLAESSQEISKIVALISQIASRTNLLALNASIEAARAGEAGRGFAIVADEVRQLADRAAKASKEIEQIVLQIQSETSGVMTAMEEGTQQVIEGTRLAEQAKRSLEDIIQVSNRIDVLVRSITADTVEQTETSRAVAQVMQSVELTAQETSQEAQRVSGSLQNLVGVARDLLTSVERFKVEQKHE, from the coding sequence ATGGCTTCAGGCATTGATTACTCTCAAGCATATCAGAAAGCTGAGAGAGCCTACATGCAAGGCAGCTATGAAGAGGCGGCAACGGTCATCGATCAGCTTGCTCACGACTACCCCAACGATCCCAGCGTTCTTCTGCTGCGGGGCCATATCTACTGCTATGGTTTGCATCGGTTTGACGTGGCTCGCGATCAGTACGAGTCCGTCTTAAACGTGACCACCGACCCAGATTTTGTAGACTACGCCAGCAACGGTTTAGCTTACGCCAATCAATTTGTTGGTAGCAGCACTGCCCTCCCTAGCGATGATTACACGGGTTCAGATGAGGGGGCTCTAGGCGAGGTATCGGATGAATCCGCAGCACTGTTTGACACAGGTGTTGCCGATCAAGGCGAAGACTTCATTCTTGGAGATGAACTACTCGACTCCGATCTCGATTTTGCAAATCTCAGCCTGGATGACAGCGACTTTAGTTTAGCCGAGACAATTGATTCTGCTGTAGACACGCCCTTTGACTCAGAATCTCCTGGTCTACCCTCAGATTTCAATGATCTAGAGGATCTAAGCAGTGCTCCAGCAGACAACTCCAACGCCTTCGACAGTCCCTTTGCTTCCGCTCAGGACGATCCCTTTGACCTAGGGTCCTCTAATGACTTTGGCGGCTTTACCGAATCTCCAGCAGATGACTTCTTTGCAACTCCATTAGAAGAATCTGAAGCCAACGCCGCTTCCCAGGGAGGGGGCTGGAACCAGAGCGATCCGTTTGAGGGAACGGGAACGGCCAATCCCTTTGAGGTGGATGATCAAGATAGCGCCTTTGAGGATTTTGCCAACCTCGCTCTAAACGATCTAGACGACAATCTAATCCTGGAGGACGAACCTGGCAGTTTCTCTCCCTACACTGAGGAGCCCCTGTCAGATCCCGCTGCCGAGATTGACTTTGCGGATTTTTCGGTAGGAGAAGAGGCTGATTTTTCCGCTGATGCATCCACCTTCGACGTTGATCCTCTCTACAGCGAAAGCGAAACGGGAGATCAAACTCTCTTTATGGAGGATTCTTCACATTCTGGGGCGCTGCTTGATGATTATGCTGGCGGAGAGGAGGTCGATCTAGCAGCACCAAACCTGTCTGATGAACGGACTATCTTCTCCACTGACGCCGACATGACAGCGGCTACTTTTGACGCTGCCGAGGATGATAGTGATCGATACTTCAGCAACGGTATTTCCAGTGAACTAGAGTCGGGAGATTCGCAGCCCAACAGCAACATCGATTTCCTAGATGAATTCAACGAGTTTGACGATTTAGGCAGCCTCCCTGACTTTGAGCTATCTGACAGTTCTGCCGGGTTTACCAGTCCCTCAGTTGGTACCTCCGGATGGGGCGCTACCGACGATACGGGCAACGGAATTAGCGGCTCGGCCTTTAATCTAAGTGAAGTTGGCGATCAGTCTTCCATCGTAGAAGACGAAATCTTTGGCATGGCCGGTGCCGCAGATTCGCTTCCTGTCTTCGCCCAAGGGGACGATAGTGGAGTTGAAGAAGTCGCAGTCGAGCAGGGCTGGCTGGCCTTCCTAGAAAATGCCCCCCTATCAAGTAAGGAGTGGATGGTAGCCGCAGCGGCTGGGGTTATGTCAGCCTTAGCGGTGGGAGTCGTCAACTTTGTGGCCTCAGCAGCGCTGCCTACAGAGCGTGTGCCCAGAACACTACATGCCTCTATGGCAGTAGCAGCCGGGGTGACTGGATTTGGCGCTGCCCTAGGCGGCGGTTATCTAGCCCACCGCCGCATTAAGCAGTCAGCGGCGGATCTGCAGAGCCAGTTTGATTCGGTCATTCACGGCAACCTGTCAGCCCGAGCCTCTGTTTACGCAGAAGATGAGTTTGGGCAACTCGCCTCTGGCTTCAACAAGATGGCCCGAGTCATTCTCACGACCACCAGCGAAGCCCAGCGCAAAGCGCAGGAGCAGGAGCAAGCGAAGGAAGACCTGCAGCGGCAGGTGATTCGCCTGCTAGATGATGTGGAAGGCGCAGCGCGAGGTGATCTGACAGTGCAGGCTGAAGTAACCGCAGACGTGTTAGGTGCAGTTGCAGACTCCTTCAACCTGACTATTCAAAACCTGCGGGAGATTGTGCAGCAGGTGAGCGTTGCGGCCCGCCAGGTCAGTAAAGGCTCTGCCGAAAACGAAATGTTTGCCCGCAGCCTGTCTGCCGACGCGTTACGGCAGGCAGAAGAACTGGCTGTCACCCTAAACTCCGTGCAGGTGATGACTGACTCCATTCAGCGTGTGGCCGAGAGCGCCCGCGAGGCAGAAGAAGTGGCTCGTTCAGCATCTTCTACAGCCCTTCGCGGCGGCGAATCGGTAGAGCGAACGGTGGCTGGTATTCTCGAAATTCGAGAAACTGTTGCTGAAACCACTCGTAAAGTGAAGCGGCTTGCCGAGTCTTCTCAGGAGATCTCGAAGATCGTGGCCTTGATCTCTCAGATTGCGTCTCGAACCAACCTGCTGGCACTTAACGCCAGCATTGAAGCGGCCCGTGCTGGAGAGGCGGGACGGGGATTTGCAATCGTGGCTGATGAGGTCCGGCAGCTAGCTGACCGAGCCGCTAAGGCTTCTAAAGAAATCGAGCAGATTGTACTGCAGATTCAAAGTGAAACCAGCGGCGTGATGACGGCAATGGAGGAGGGCACTCAGCAGGTGATTGAGGGCACTCGCCTAGCCGAACAGGCGAAGCGATCGCTGGAGGACATTATTCAGGTGTCCAATCGAATTGACGTTCTGGTGCGCTCTATTACCGCCGATACGGTTGAGCAAACAGAAACCTCTCGAGCGGTAGCCCAGGTCATGCAGTCAGTCGAACTGACAGCGCAGGAAACCTCCCAGGAAGCGCAGCGAGTGTCGGGCTCTCTGCAGAACCTGGTTGGGGTTGCTCGCGACCTGCTAACTTCCGTGGAACGTTTTAAGGTGGAGCAAAAACACGAGTAG